From the genome of Proteus vulgaris, one region includes:
- a CDS encoding flagella synthesis protein FlgN: MEELRQTLDLQLSQLNTIAGILRAEQQLLCAGNIDINALHEVTEQKNFVLSALGHTDQQRHTLSLQAGVEKPYTGLPFLSDLWIQVMDITAELKHLNQHNGLLLEQHISRNSDAIRFLQKNHSPTLYGSDGQAQRSTLAGRKIQV, from the coding sequence ATGGAAGAACTCCGCCAGACTTTAGATCTTCAATTATCACAGCTCAATACCATTGCTGGTATTCTACGTGCTGAACAGCAGTTATTGTGTGCAGGTAACATTGATATCAATGCACTTCACGAAGTTACTGAACAGAAGAATTTTGTCTTGTCGGCTTTAGGTCATACAGACCAACAGCGTCATACGCTAAGCTTACAAGCCGGTGTAGAAAAACCTTACACAGGGTTACCATTCTTATCTGATTTATGGATACAAGTAATGGATATTACGGCGGAGCTAAAACATCTTAATCAACATAACGGATTGCTATTAGAGCAACATATTTCTCGTAATAGTGATGCTATCCGTTTTTTGCAGAAGAACCACAGTCCAACCCTTTATGGTTCTGATGGTCAAGCACAGCGTTCTACATTAGCTGGGCGAAAAATTCAGGTTTAG
- the flhA gene encoding flagellar biosynthesis protein FlhA has product MANLASLLRLPGNWKSSQWQILAGPVLILLILSMMVLPLPPFLLDLLFTFNIALSIMVLLVAMFTKRTLDFAAFPTILLFTTLLRLSLNVASTRIILMEGHTGPEAAGRVVEAFGHFLVGGNFAIGIVVFIILILINFMVITKGAGRIAEVGARFVLDGMPGKQMAIDADLNAGIINEDEAKKRRKEVSLESDFYGSMDGASKFVRGDAIAGLMILVINVVGGLIVGVAQHGMALNDAATTYTLLTIGDGLVAQIPALIISTAAGVIVTRVATDEDVGQQMVTQLFDNPRVLMLTAGVLGLLGLVPGMPNFVFLFFTAALGGLGWYILRRNANPEVQQQKEMEEVEKQNRVVEASWEDVQLEDPLAMEVGYRLIPMVDNRQNGELLGRISGIRKKFAQETGYLPPVVHIRDNMELRPSSYRILMKGVEIGHGEAHPGRWLAINPGNAVGSLDGDITQEPAFGLPAVWIDDSLREQAQVQGYTVVAASTVIATHFNHALTKYASELFGRQEAQMLFDRVSKELPKMTENMIPDMLSLTVLHKVLQNLLSEQVPIRDMRTILEALAEHAPEQKDPAELTAVVRVALRRAITQHWFGDQDEIQVIGLDASLERILVQAMQSGGGLEPGLAENIEQQAADAVRHQEMSGGAPVLLVNHALRPLLSRFLRRSLPQLAVLSNMEISEGRRIRMTSMIGGQPH; this is encoded by the coding sequence ATGGCTAATTTGGCCTCATTACTCCGCTTGCCGGGAAATTGGAAAAGTTCTCAGTGGCAGATACTGGCAGGGCCAGTGCTTATCTTGTTGATACTGTCAATGATGGTATTGCCATTGCCACCTTTTCTATTGGATTTATTATTTACCTTTAATATTGCACTCTCCATCATGGTGCTGTTAGTGGCAATGTTTACCAAGCGTACTTTAGACTTTGCTGCTTTCCCGACTATTTTGCTGTTTACCACGTTGTTACGTTTGTCATTAAACGTTGCTTCAACGCGTATCATCTTAATGGAAGGACATACAGGGCCAGAAGCTGCAGGGCGCGTTGTTGAGGCCTTTGGCCATTTCCTTGTGGGCGGTAACTTTGCTATCGGTATTGTGGTCTTTATCATCCTTATTTTGATTAACTTTATGGTTATCACCAAGGGTGCGGGACGTATTGCTGAAGTGGGTGCACGCTTTGTGTTAGATGGAATGCCGGGTAAACAGATGGCAATCGATGCTGATCTGAATGCGGGTATTATCAACGAAGATGAAGCTAAAAAACGCCGTAAAGAAGTTTCATTAGAATCTGACTTTTACGGCTCAATGGATGGTGCGAGTAAGTTTGTTCGTGGTGATGCCATCGCCGGCTTAATGATCCTTGTGATTAACGTGGTGGGTGGCCTTATCGTCGGTGTTGCTCAACACGGAATGGCGTTAAACGATGCAGCAACGACTTATACTCTTTTAACCATTGGTGATGGCCTGGTTGCTCAAATTCCAGCATTGATTATCTCAACAGCAGCGGGTGTTATTGTTACTCGTGTTGCAACAGATGAAGATGTTGGGCAACAAATGGTGACTCAACTATTTGATAATCCTCGTGTACTGATGTTAACAGCTGGGGTATTAGGCTTGTTAGGTTTAGTACCAGGAATGCCTAATTTTGTTTTCCTCTTCTTCACAGCAGCATTAGGCGGATTGGGTTGGTATATCTTACGTCGTAACGCTAATCCCGAAGTGCAACAACAAAAAGAGATGGAAGAAGTTGAGAAGCAAAACCGTGTTGTTGAAGCGTCATGGGAAGATGTGCAACTGGAAGATCCATTAGCTATGGAAGTAGGATATCGCTTAATTCCGATGGTAGATAACCGCCAAAATGGTGAGTTATTAGGGCGAATTAGTGGTATTCGTAAAAAGTTCGCTCAAGAGACAGGATATCTCCCTCCTGTCGTTCATATACGTGACAATATGGAGTTAAGACCTTCCTCTTATCGTATTCTAATGAAAGGGGTTGAAATTGGTCATGGGGAAGCGCATCCGGGTCGTTGGTTAGCAATCAATCCGGGTAATGCAGTCGGCTCTTTAGACGGTGATATCACTCAAGAGCCAGCTTTTGGTTTGCCCGCAGTTTGGATTGATGACAGTTTAAGAGAGCAAGCACAGGTGCAGGGGTATACCGTTGTTGCTGCAAGTACCGTTATTGCAACGCACTTTAACCATGCATTAACGAAGTACGCATCAGAATTATTTGGTCGTCAAGAAGCACAAATGTTATTTGATAGGGTCAGTAAAGAGCTCCCTAAAATGACAGAAAATATGATCCCAGATATGCTTTCACTCACGGTGTTGCATAAGGTATTGCAAAATCTGCTTTCTGAACAAGTGCCTATTCGTGATATGAGAACCATATTAGAAGCCTTAGCGGAGCATGCACCAGAACAAAAAGATCCAGCTGAATTAACCGCAGTGGTTCGTGTTGCACTTCGCCGTGCGATTACACAACACTGGTTTGGTGATCAAGATGAAATCCAGGTGATTGGTTTAGACGCAAGCTTAGAGCGTATTCTTGTTCAAGCGATGCAAAGTGGCGGTGGATTAGAGCCAGGGCTTGCTGAAAATATTGAACAACAGGCGGCAGATGCTGTACGCCATCAAGAGATGTCCGGTGGTGCGCCAGTATTATTAGTGAATCACGCATTGCGTCCATTACTTTCACGCTTCTTACGCCGTAGCTTACCGCAATTGGCGGTGTTATCGAATATGGAAATTAGTGAAGGTCGCCGTATCCGAATGACATCAATGATTGGTGGGCAACCGCATTAA
- the flgM gene encoding flagellar biosynthesis anti-sigma factor FlgM, with translation MSIERANPLLPINAIAQRNPSEVTQGSRKSGTTEQKTATGDTSVKLSEAQKKLVQPGNKDINVEKVARLKEAIANGTLTMDSGKIADALFREAAESITQ, from the coding sequence ATGAGTATTGAACGCGCAAATCCACTGCTTCCGATTAACGCAATTGCACAACGTAACCCAAGTGAAGTTACACAGGGTTCACGTAAATCGGGAACAACTGAACAAAAAACTGCAACAGGTGACACTTCGGTTAAATTAAGTGAAGCGCAGAAAAAACTTGTTCAGCCTGGAAACAAAGACATTAACGTTGAGAAAGTTGCTCGCTTAAAAGAAGCAATTGCCAACGGAACATTAACCATGGACAGCGGTAAAATCGCGGATGCTCTTTTCCGTGAAGCTGCTGAAAGCATAACTCAATAA